In Apostichopus japonicus isolate 1M-3 chromosome 3, ASM3797524v1, whole genome shotgun sequence, a single genomic region encodes these proteins:
- the LOC139961130 gene encoding melatonin receptor type 1B-B-like, which yields MFINATDLIPLEVSPLTNIERIILAVLCAVVAVCGILGNGLVILAVWFSRRLRTATNVYVVNLSLADIVTCLSVPIYVMALMSWETWPGSELPCTLVAALSMICVGCSQFTLAGIALNRYVLVTKARDVYTSLYCRRNLVISTMVTWLIPILAVTLPLLFGVGDLGFDPKYSRCGPKHTESHTYDSIMALVLYPLPFGTIIICYIKIFVFVKRHCQNMAPATSEHSTSSVAVNKTNDVVVTLGNRTESNALNNQHAKQLRKRFNRRQHEITKNLFYVVCAFVICLTPYSAMLLIPGTDRYVPYAGVMFLLNSALNPAIYAVKHPHFKKVFKAIVKMELSDIPEPVSFIRNANPKPTKPSLSSGDL from the coding sequence ATGTTTATCAACGCAACAGATCTGATACCGTTGGAGGTTTCACCATTAACGAACATCGAGCGCATAATCTTGGCGGTACTGTGCGCAGTAGTCGCCGTATGTGGTATCCTCGGCAACGGTTTGGTCATTTTAGCGGTGTGGTTTTCGCGTAGATTGCGGACAGCGACCAACGTTTATGTGGTCAATTTGAGTTTAGCAGATATCGTGACCTGTCTGTCCGTACCTATCTATGTGATGGCCCTTATGTCCTGGGAAACGTGGCCCGGGTCCGAGTTGCCATGCACACTGGTTGCAGCTCTGTCGATGATATGTGTCGGATGTAGCCAATTTACTCTAGCAGGAATAGCACTTAACCGTTACGTTCTGGTCACCAAAGCAAGGGACGTTTATACCAGCCTATACTGTAGGCGCAACCTGGTCATTTCTACTATGGTCACGTGGTTGATTCCAATACTAGCGGTGACATTGCCCCTCTTGTTTGGAGTTGGTGACCTGGGCTTTGACCCCAAGTATTCTCGTTGCGGACCAAAACATACGGAATCACATACATACGACTCTATCATGGCCCTCGTACTGTACCCATTGCCGTTTGGCACGATCATCATatgttacattaaaatattCGTTTTCGTTAAACGCCATTGTCAAAACATGGCGCCGGCAACTTCCGAACATTCAACTTCATCCGTGGCAGTGaacaaaacaaatgacgtcGTCGTCACCCTTGGCAACCGTACGGAAAGCAACGCGCTGAATAATCAACACGCAAAGCAACTGCGCAAACGCTTTAATCGGAGACAACATGAGATAACAAAGAATCTGTTTTACGTTGTGTGCGCTTTCGTCATCTGTTTGACACCATATTCCGCGATGTTGTTGATACCTGGAACAGACCGTTACGTGCCCTATGCTGGAGTCATGTTTCTCCTAAATAGTGCATTGAACCCGGCGATTTATGCAGTGAAACATCCTCACTTCAAGAAAGTCTTTAAAGCTATAGTGAAGATGGAACTATCGGATATTCCAGAACCGGTCTCATTTATCAGAAACGCCAACCCTAAACCAACAAAGCCATCACTCTCCTCTGGAGACCTATAA